The following coding sequences are from one Calditrichota bacterium window:
- a CDS encoding T9SS type A sorting domain-containing protein → GGGWGVLRVEGAGEVAVPVGFGLRALYPNPFNGRLGVEFGLGEAGLARLGVMDGTGREVGVVADGYYGAGKHRLAWDAGGLPSGVYLVRLEASGRTATAKALLVK, encoded by the coding sequence GGGGGTGGGTGGGGGGTGCTGCGGGTGGAGGGTGCTGGTGAAGTCGCGGTGCCGGTTGGGTTTGGCTTAAGGGCGCTCTATCCGAATCCTTTCAACGGGCGCTTGGGGGTGGAGTTTGGGTTGGGTGAGGCGGGTCTGGCGCGTCTGGGGGTGATGGACGGGACGGGCCGGGAGGTGGGGGTGGTTGCGGATGGTTATTATGGTGCGGGGAAGCACCGGCTGGCGTGGGATGCCGGTGGGTTGCCGTCGGGGGTCTATCTGGTGCGGCTGGAGGCATCGGGCCGAACCGCCACCGCGAAGGCGCTGCTGGTGAAGTAA